A genome region from Gammaproteobacteria bacterium includes the following:
- the hemA gene encoding glutamyl-tRNA reductase, with the protein MALFSIGINHKTAPVEIRERVAFAPARLQQALRDLTTQPGVHEASLLSTCNRTEIYCHADSLDQGASISAWLASYHALPLEAVQPYLYTFDDQAAVRHMLRVASGLDSMVLGEPQILGQIKAAYKDAQEAGTVGALLSRLFQHTFATAKQVRTDTAIGASPVSVAFAAVALSKQIFADLSGHTALLIGAGETIELVARHLHESGIGRMIVANRTLDRAHALASEFNGYAIALSEMPAHLSEADIIISSTASQLPILGKGSVESALKARKHRPMFMVDIAVPRDIEPEVADLDDVYLYTVDDLQEVIQESLKSRKAAAAQAEEIIDSQVTHFMGWLQSLSAVSTIRAYRSEAERTRDDEVANARRLLAQGRDPEQVLYLLGRALTNKLTHMPCSQMRQAGFEGRTELLLAARELFSLKDDDNSTT; encoded by the coding sequence ATGGCTTTATTTTCAATCGGGATCAATCACAAGACCGCACCGGTCGAAATACGCGAACGGGTGGCGTTTGCGCCTGCGCGCCTGCAGCAGGCGCTGCGTGACTTGACGACGCAGCCCGGCGTGCACGAAGCGTCACTCCTGTCTACCTGTAATCGTACCGAGATCTATTGCCACGCCGACAGTCTGGATCAGGGCGCTTCCATCAGCGCCTGGCTGGCAAGCTACCATGCACTGCCGCTGGAGGCGGTGCAGCCCTACCTCTATACCTTCGACGACCAGGCCGCTGTGCGGCACATGCTGCGGGTGGCGAGCGGGCTCGATTCCATGGTGCTGGGCGAGCCGCAGATTCTGGGCCAGATCAAGGCGGCCTACAAGGATGCGCAGGAGGCCGGCACGGTGGGCGCGCTGCTCTCGCGTTTATTTCAGCATACCTTCGCCACCGCCAAGCAGGTACGCACCGATACCGCCATCGGTGCCAGCCCGGTGTCGGTGGCATTTGCCGCCGTGGCGTTGTCGAAACAGATCTTCGCCGACCTTTCCGGTCATACCGCCCTGTTGATCGGCGCGGGTGAGACCATCGAGTTGGTCGCGCGGCATCTGCATGAGAGCGGTATTGGACGCATGATTGTTGCCAATCGCACACTGGATCGCGCCCACGCACTGGCCTCTGAATTCAACGGCTACGCCATTGCGCTGTCCGAGATGCCGGCACATCTGAGTGAGGCCGACATCATCATTTCCTCCACCGCCAGCCAGTTGCCCATCCTCGGCAAGGGCAGCGTGGAAAGCGCGCTCAAGGCGCGCAAGCACCGCCCCATGTTCATGGTCGATATTGCAGTGCCGCGCGATATCGAACCTGAGGTGGCAGATCTGGATGACGTGTACCTGTACACGGTGGATGACTTGCAGGAGGTGATTCAGGAGAGCCTCAAGTCGCGCAAGGCTGCCGCCGCCCAGGCTGAGGAGATCATCGACAGCCAGGTGACGCATTTCATGGGCTGGCTGCAATCACTGTCGGCGGTTTCCACCATTCGCGCCTATCGCAGTGAAGCCGAGCGTACACGCGATGATGAGGTGGCGAATGCACGGCGGTTGCTGGCGCAGGGGCGCGACCCCGAACAGGTACTGTATCTGCTGGGCCGCGCGCTGACCAACAAGCTTACCCATATGCCCTGCAGCCAGATGAGACAGGCCGGGTTTGAGGGCCGTACCGAGTTGCTGCTGGCCGCGCGTGAGCTGTTCAGCCTGAAAGACGACGACAACTCCACTACGTGA
- a CDS encoding tetratricopeptide repeat protein encodes MTQSSLAAREPLSAALPAPRLCLILLSALLAGGCALPQKQAAGDPQTTAVPAPSSFATAVMYDLLLAELAGQRGDYVTAFELYSKVAYNTRDKGAAARAMQIAVFMRDNEKALNAALLWTDIEPDNQQARQGLVVFLIRNGHAEQALPHLENMLAATRTAPAVVPPSSPEFALEPEMGAAAHGYMQIAALLGAEQDKPAVLHLMQSLVARHDNVPEAHFAYANLAYSAGDLASALIATGTALQHRPGWASALVLRARILQSQGDTTAASTALGEAVKQSPNNLPLRLAYARLLVDNQRIKEARAQFAVMARQSADNPDALLALGLVSLQIKQLDDAERYFKQTLKLGQREVEAHYYLGQIAEDKKQQRTAIEHYTAVTEGELWLDAHLRIARLTAREGGLTAGSAYLHSLKTQDPRQQTQITLAEGDLLIEYKQYDQALLLYNRALTEQPNDSNLLYARAMLAEKMDRLDLLELDLQAILEREPDNATALNGLGYTLADRTTRHQEALGYIQRALQLRPQDPAVMDSMGWVLYRLGRHQEALRYLKAALELADDAEIAAHLGEVLWVTGDQKGALEVWEQGLKVNPEHEVLLKTMQRFSR; translated from the coding sequence ATGACGCAGAGTTCCCTGGCGGCGCGCGAACCCCTGAGCGCGGCCCTACCTGCTCCCCGGCTGTGCCTGATTCTGCTCAGCGCCCTGCTTGCTGGCGGCTGTGCCCTGCCGCAAAAACAGGCCGCTGGTGATCCCCAGACCACGGCAGTACCAGCGCCCAGCAGCTTCGCCACCGCTGTCATGTATGACCTGCTGCTGGCGGAGCTGGCTGGCCAGCGCGGAGACTATGTCACTGCCTTCGAGCTATATTCAAAGGTGGCGTACAACACGCGGGACAAGGGTGCTGCTGCGCGCGCCATGCAGATCGCGGTCTTTATGCGCGACAACGAAAAGGCGCTCAACGCGGCACTCCTGTGGACGGATATTGAACCCGACAATCAGCAGGCACGCCAGGGCCTGGTGGTATTCCTGATCCGCAACGGACACGCCGAGCAGGCCTTGCCGCATCTGGAAAATATGCTCGCGGCGACACGCACCGCACCTGCCGTCGTGCCCCCATCCTCGCCAGAGTTCGCACTGGAGCCCGAAATGGGTGCCGCTGCGCACGGTTACATGCAGATTGCCGCACTGCTGGGCGCCGAGCAGGACAAGCCCGCCGTCCTGCACCTCATGCAAAGCCTTGTTGCACGCCATGACAACGTGCCCGAGGCACATTTTGCCTACGCCAACCTCGCCTACAGTGCAGGCGACCTCGCCAGCGCACTCATCGCCACCGGCACCGCACTGCAACACAGGCCCGGCTGGGCAAGCGCACTGGTGCTGCGCGCACGTATTCTGCAGTCACAGGGCGACACAACGGCAGCCAGCACTGCTCTCGGCGAGGCAGTAAAACAATCGCCAAATAATTTGCCACTACGGCTGGCCTATGCACGCCTGCTGGTCGACAACCAGCGCATCAAGGAAGCGCGCGCCCAATTCGCGGTGATGGCACGACAGTCCGCAGACAACCCGGATGCACTGCTGGCCCTGGGCTTGGTGTCATTGCAGATCAAACAGCTGGATGACGCCGAGCGCTACTTCAAGCAGACTCTCAAGCTGGGCCAGCGCGAAGTCGAAGCCCATTACTATCTCGGCCAGATTGCGGAAGATAAAAAGCAGCAGCGCACCGCCATCGAACACTACACTGCGGTTACCGAGGGCGAACTCTGGCTCGATGCCCACCTGCGCATCGCCCGCCTTACCGCCAGGGAGGGTGGCCTCACTGCGGGCAGTGCCTATCTGCATTCCCTCAAGACGCAGGATCCGCGACAGCAAACCCAGATCACGCTGGCCGAGGGCGATCTACTGATCGAGTATAAACAGTACGATCAGGCGCTGCTGCTATACAATCGCGCACTTACCGAGCAGCCCAATGACAGCAACCTGCTCTATGCGCGCGCGATGCTGGCTGAAAAAATGGATCGACTTGACCTGCTGGAGCTGGATCTGCAGGCCATACTTGAACGCGAGCCTGACAACGCCACCGCCTTGAACGGGCTGGGTTACACCCTGGCTGACCGCACCACCCGCCACCAGGAGGCGCTGGGCTATATCCAGCGCGCCCTGCAGCTGCGGCCGCAGGATCCAGCCGTCATGGACAGCATGGGCTGGGTACTCTATCGCCTGGGTCGCCACCAGGAAGCATTGCGTTACCTGAAGGCCGCGTTGGAGCTGGCCGACGACGCGGAAATTGCTGCCCACCTCGGTGAGGTGCTGTGGGTGACCGGCGACCAGAAGGGCGCCCTCGAGGTCTGGGAGCAAGGCCTCAAGGTCAATCCTGAGCATGAGGTGTTGCTGAAAACCATGCAGCGCTTCAGCCGCTAG
- the lolB gene encoding lipoprotein insertase outer membrane protein LolB produces the protein MAVKYWLTLGLTCVLGACSSLPVPTPLPGTAEALWQQRQPQLTDLRHWAVNGRLAIFTRQTGWHARIRWIQRDDGYLIQLDGPLGQGAAELHGSAAAVVLRTTEGEFSAASAEALLAQHLGWQLPVSGLHYWVRGLPDPGAAAERLTLDDAGRITRLQQSGWDIEFKHYTAAPLALPDRIFLTTSGITPDTRLDIRLVVEQWDAPH, from the coding sequence ATGGCAGTGAAATACTGGCTGACCCTCGGTCTCACCTGCGTACTTGGCGCCTGCAGCAGTCTGCCCGTACCAACACCTCTGCCCGGCACTGCCGAAGCCTTGTGGCAACAACGCCAACCGCAGTTGACCGACCTCCGGCACTGGGCGGTAAACGGCCGCCTCGCCATCTTCACACGGCAGACCGGCTGGCATGCCCGTATACGCTGGATCCAGCGCGACGATGGTTACCTGATACAGTTGGACGGACCACTCGGCCAAGGCGCGGCAGAACTGCACGGCAGTGCAGCCGCTGTGGTGCTACGCACGACGGAGGGTGAATTCAGTGCCGCCAGCGCCGAGGCCTTGCTGGCACAACACCTGGGGTGGCAGCTGCCGGTCAGCGGCTTGCACTACTGGGTGCGCGGCCTGCCCGATCCGGGTGCTGCGGCCGAACGTCTGACACTCGATGACGCAGGCCGAATCACACGCCTGCAACAGTCCGGCTGGGACATTGAGTTCAAGCACTACACGGCTGCCCCGCTCGCACTCCCTGACAGGATTTTTCTCACCACTAGCGGTATCACCCCCGATACCAGGCTCGATATCCGGCTGGTGGTCGAACAGTGGGACGCTCCGCACTAG
- the ispE gene encoding 4-(cytidine 5'-diphospho)-2-C-methyl-D-erythritol kinase: MKTRAWPAPAKLNLFLHVTGRRPDGYHNLQTVFQFLNYGDDLHFGLRDDGVIRATHVLPDIAEEHDLCVRAAQLLQAATNTRQGVDIRLEKRIPLGGGLGGGSSDAAATLVALNHLWQTGLTMEALASLGLQLGADVPVFIHGVAAWAEGVGDKLVPVTLPEPWYVVVTPPCRISTAEIFNLPDLTRASPPLTMRDFRAEQLPMYRNDCEATVCRRYPEVADALARLSAYAPARMTGTGSSVFAAFALERQAQHALERLALEPQASWQGFVAQGRNLSPLHTALASA; the protein is encoded by the coding sequence ATGAAGACGCGTGCCTGGCCAGCGCCCGCCAAACTTAACCTGTTTCTGCACGTCACCGGGCGCCGTCCGGATGGCTACCACAATCTTCAAACCGTGTTCCAGTTTCTGAACTATGGTGACGATCTGCACTTCGGCCTGCGCGACGATGGCGTGATCCGCGCCACACATGTGCTGCCGGACATAGCCGAAGAACACGACCTCTGCGTGCGCGCCGCACAGCTGCTGCAAGCGGCAACGAACACACGGCAAGGCGTTGATATCCGGCTTGAGAAGCGCATCCCGCTGGGGGGAGGGCTGGGCGGCGGCAGTTCGGATGCCGCCGCCACACTGGTGGCGCTGAATCATCTGTGGCAGACGGGGCTCACAATGGAGGCATTGGCCAGCCTCGGATTGCAACTGGGCGCGGATGTTCCGGTTTTCATACATGGGGTGGCGGCTTGGGCGGAAGGCGTCGGTGACAAACTCGTGCCCGTGACCTTGCCCGAACCGTGGTACGTGGTCGTCACGCCGCCGTGCCGGATATCGACCGCCGAGATATTCAATCTGCCGGATTTGACACGCGCGAGCCCCCCGCTCACAATGCGCGACTTCCGTGCAGAGCAGTTGCCGATGTATCGCAATGACTGCGAGGCTACAGTCTGCCGCCGTTATCCGGAAGTGGCCGATGCGCTGGCCCGCCTCTCGGCCTACGCGCCCGCACGCATGACCGGCACCGGCAGCAGCGTATTCGCCGCCTTCGCGCTGGAGCGACAAGCGCAGCACGCACTGGAGCGCCTCGCGCTCGAACCACAGGCCAGCTGGCAAGGCTTTGTGGCTCAGGGAAGAAACCTGTCACCGCTGCACACAGCGCTGGCCAGTGCGTAA